In one window of Nocardioides sp. DNA:
- a CDS encoding HAMP domain-containing sensor histidine kinase, producing MIAEDVRARTGFAVCAIEVLRADGMLEFVAIAGSAATGRALLGTASPLAAMTPALRLGAIYGDFTFVATEWLTSHAKALLAEYGHIPDLPDSSDVHRWRAEDMLVASIRDDRGDLRGFLYLDEPLDGLRRTDRQLSELTSDLALPLRALLTAFEREELAHRARLLSAAGEAVRRLSSRGGVSAFLDAARPYLTAGLRADELVFRLDNQTISENIGDLPQSLLAVIDRSARRCWEWGAVLIVESQEVWGDPSLSLADATALSAHVAARANRPMIVLPIGAADEFVGAVLFTRGSSRWTGGESVAATDMGQDLGRAVQLAHALDREQELIEELRRVDRLRNEFARTVSHELKNPLTLLSSYVEVLQDGPHLQSQETALDAIARGTLRLERLLNDLGTLSSVVQEAGAPLVPVNLNSTVRDAVELNLAAATRRGIALTSEVPKAATVVSGDAQALLDALHNLVSNAVKYSDAGGVVHLSLSRDGEQVSLQCRDEGLGISEADQRKLFTDFFRSTNVEALRRPGTGLGLPIVRRTVERLGGQIDVSSRLGVGTTFTVTFPAMATA from the coding sequence GTGATCGCTGAGGATGTCCGCGCTCGCACCGGCTTCGCGGTCTGTGCCATCGAGGTGCTGCGCGCCGACGGGATGCTGGAGTTCGTGGCCATCGCGGGCAGTGCAGCAACCGGGCGGGCCCTGCTCGGTACGGCCTCCCCGCTCGCGGCGATGACGCCGGCTCTGCGATTGGGCGCTATCTATGGCGACTTCACCTTCGTGGCGACCGAGTGGCTGACCTCGCACGCCAAGGCACTGCTCGCCGAGTATGGGCACATCCCGGACCTTCCTGATTCATCCGACGTGCACCGGTGGCGAGCCGAGGACATGTTGGTGGCAAGCATTCGAGACGACCGCGGCGACCTGCGTGGCTTCCTCTATCTCGATGAACCTCTCGACGGGCTGCGCCGCACCGATCGCCAACTCAGTGAACTGACGTCGGATCTGGCGCTGCCACTGCGCGCCCTGCTGACCGCCTTCGAACGTGAGGAACTCGCACACCGCGCCCGTCTGCTCAGCGCTGCGGGGGAGGCCGTACGCCGGTTGTCGAGTCGCGGCGGAGTCAGTGCCTTCCTCGATGCCGCACGGCCCTATCTCACCGCAGGACTGCGCGCGGACGAACTGGTCTTCCGGCTCGACAACCAGACGATCTCGGAGAACATCGGCGATCTGCCCCAGTCGTTGCTTGCCGTGATCGATCGGTCCGCTCGGCGGTGTTGGGAGTGGGGCGCGGTGCTGATCGTCGAATCCCAGGAGGTCTGGGGCGACCCGTCCCTGTCCTTGGCAGATGCCACAGCTCTGTCTGCTCACGTCGCGGCCCGGGCCAACCGTCCAATGATCGTGTTGCCGATCGGAGCCGCGGATGAGTTCGTCGGCGCCGTGCTCTTCACGCGTGGGTCGTCGCGGTGGACCGGCGGTGAGTCCGTCGCGGCCACCGACATGGGTCAGGACCTGGGACGGGCGGTGCAACTGGCACACGCGCTGGATCGCGAGCAGGAACTCATCGAGGAGCTTCGCCGGGTCGACCGGCTGCGCAACGAGTTTGCTCGCACCGTGTCACACGAACTCAAGAACCCTCTGACCTTGTTGTCGTCCTACGTCGAGGTCCTGCAGGACGGGCCGCACCTGCAAAGTCAGGAGACGGCGTTGGACGCGATCGCGCGCGGCACCCTGCGGCTGGAGCGCCTGCTCAACGACCTGGGCACCTTGTCCTCGGTGGTGCAGGAGGCCGGCGCACCCCTTGTGCCGGTCAACCTCAACTCGACCGTACGAGACGCGGTGGAACTCAACCTCGCCGCGGCGACCCGACGCGGCATCGCGCTGACATCCGAGGTGCCCAAGGCGGCGACTGTGGTGTCGGGTGATGCCCAAGCACTGCTCGACGCGCTGCACAACCTGGTCAGCAACGCGGTGAAATACTCCGATGCCGGTGGCGTCGTGCACCTGAGCCTGAGCCGCGACGGAGAGCAGGTGAGCTTGCAGTGCCGCGACGAAGGCCTCGGCATCTCCGAAGCCGACCAGCGCAAACTCTTCACCGACTTCTTCCGCTCGACCAACGTCGAGGCGCTGCGACGTCCGGGGACGGGATTGGGCTTGCCGATCGTACGGCGCACCGTGGAGCGCCTCGGCGGTCAGATCGACGTCTCCTCGCGCCTGGGCGTCGGCACCACGTTCACCGTCACGTTCCCGGCAATGGCGACAGCCTGA
- the glgX gene encoding glycogen debranching protein GlgX, translating into MQVWPGNAYPLGATYDGSGTNFAIFSEAADKVELCLFDESGEETRVELTEVDAYVWHCYLPQVQPGQLYGYRVHGPYEPEHGTRCNPNKLLLDPYAKATSRDIDWDQSLFGYNFGDPDSRNDDDSAAHMTLGVVINPFFDWEGDRLPGTPYNETVIYEAHVKGLTKLHPDVPEEHRGTYAGLAHPSIISHLKKLGVTAIELMPVHQFIQDSTLLDKGLRNYWGYNTLAFLAPHEDYAANKGGQQVQEFKSMVKAMHAAGIEVILDVVYNHTAEGNHMGPTLSLKGIDNAAYYRLVEDDKRYYMDYTGTGNSLNVRHPHSVQLIMDSLRYWVTEMHVDGFRFDLAATLAREFFDVDKLSTFFELVQQDPIVSQVKLIAEPWDIGPGGYQVGNFPPLWTEWNGKYRDSVRDFWRGEPTLGEFASRLAGSSDLYEHSGRRPFASINFVTAHDGFTLRDLVSYNEKHNEANGEDGNDGESHNRSWNHGAEGPTDDPAIRELRARAQRNFIATLLLSQGVPMLLHGDELGRTQDGNNNTYAQDSEISWVHWDDADKPLIEFTSAVAALRAAHPTFQRKRFFTGDSVRTGDGERLNDIVWLALDGTPMTEWNNGGQAVGMYLNGHGIPGTDRTGNPITDDHFLLYFNASGDSGEVTLPPVEYAEGWDVVIDTSGAAVDSAPHAAGSSLALAGRSLIVLQQHSGPAEDVDHSVAASLAAAAQAPVVKP; encoded by the coding sequence ATGCAGGTCTGGCCCGGCAACGCGTACCCCCTTGGCGCGACGTACGACGGCAGCGGCACCAACTTCGCGATCTTCAGCGAGGCGGCCGACAAGGTCGAGTTGTGCCTCTTCGACGAATCCGGGGAGGAGACGCGAGTCGAACTCACCGAGGTCGACGCGTACGTCTGGCACTGCTATCTGCCGCAGGTGCAGCCCGGGCAGCTCTACGGCTACCGCGTGCACGGACCGTACGAGCCCGAGCACGGCACCCGCTGCAATCCGAACAAGCTGCTGCTCGACCCGTACGCCAAAGCCACCAGCCGCGACATCGACTGGGACCAGTCACTCTTCGGCTACAACTTCGGCGACCCCGACAGCCGCAACGACGACGACTCGGCAGCGCACATGACGCTCGGTGTCGTGATCAACCCGTTCTTCGACTGGGAAGGCGACCGGCTGCCGGGCACGCCGTACAACGAGACCGTGATCTATGAGGCCCACGTCAAGGGTCTGACCAAGCTGCACCCCGACGTGCCCGAGGAGCACCGCGGGACGTACGCCGGCCTTGCCCACCCCAGCATCATCAGCCATCTCAAGAAGCTCGGTGTCACCGCGATCGAGCTGATGCCGGTGCACCAGTTCATCCAGGACTCGACGCTGCTCGACAAGGGGCTGCGCAACTACTGGGGATACAACACGCTGGCCTTCTTGGCGCCGCACGAGGACTACGCCGCGAACAAGGGCGGTCAGCAGGTCCAGGAGTTCAAATCGATGGTCAAGGCGATGCACGCCGCGGGCATCGAGGTGATCTTGGACGTGGTCTACAACCACACCGCCGAGGGCAACCACATGGGCCCGACGCTGTCGCTCAAGGGCATCGACAATGCGGCCTACTACCGCCTCGTCGAGGACGACAAGCGCTATTACATGGACTACACCGGCACCGGCAACAGCCTCAACGTCCGGCACCCGCACTCGGTGCAGCTGATCATGGACTCGCTGCGCTATTGGGTCACCGAGATGCACGTCGACGGCTTCCGGTTCGACCTGGCCGCGACCTTGGCGCGCGAGTTCTTCGACGTCGACAAGCTCTCCACCTTCTTCGAGCTCGTCCAGCAGGACCCGATCGTGTCGCAGGTCAAGCTGATCGCCGAGCCCTGGGACATCGGCCCGGGCGGCTATCAGGTCGGCAACTTCCCGCCGCTGTGGACCGAGTGGAACGGCAAGTACCGCGATTCCGTACGCGACTTCTGGCGCGGCGAGCCCACGCTGGGCGAGTTCGCGTCGCGGTTGGCCGGCTCGTCTGATCTGTACGAGCACAGTGGTCGCCGTCCCTTCGCGAGCATCAACTTCGTGACGGCACACGACGGCTTCACGCTGCGCGACCTGGTGTCGTACAACGAGAAGCACAACGAGGCCAACGGCGAGGACGGCAACGACGGCGAATCGCACAACCGCTCGTGGAACCACGGCGCCGAGGGCCCGACCGACGACCCCGCGATCCGCGAGTTGCGAGCGCGCGCACAACGCAACTTCATCGCCACTCTGCTGCTCAGCCAAGGCGTGCCGATGCTGCTGCACGGCGACGAGTTGGGGCGTACCCAAGACGGCAACAACAACACCTACGCCCAGGACTCCGAGATCTCGTGGGTGCACTGGGACGACGCCGACAAGCCGCTGATCGAGTTCACCTCGGCGGTGGCGGCGTTGCGCGCGGCGCATCCGACCTTCCAGCGCAAGCGCTTCTTCACCGGCGACTCGGTCCGTACGGGTGACGGCGAGCGACTCAACGACATCGTGTGGTTGGCCCTGGACGGCACTCCGATGACCGAGTGGAACAACGGCGGTCAGGCCGTCGGCATGTATCTCAACGGCCACGGAATCCCCGGCACCGACCGTACGGGGAACCCGATCACCGACGACCACTTCCTGCTCTACTTCAACGCCAGCGGCGACTCGGGCGAGGTCACGTTGCCACCGGTGGAGTACGCCGAGGGCTGGGACGTCGTGATCGACACCTCGGGAGCGGCGGTGGACAGTGCACCGCACGCAGCCGGTTCTTCACTTGCGCTGGCGGGGCGCTCGTTGATCGTGCTGCAGCAGCACTCGGGACCTGCCGAGGACGTCGACCACTCCGTCGCGGCATCTTTGGCGGCTGCGGCGCAGGCGCCGGTCGTCAAGCCCTGA